The Streptomyces virginiae genome includes a region encoding these proteins:
- a CDS encoding NAD-dependent epimerase/dehydratase family protein: MSRPVPVAPAPERLSTAGAAPYGPPADRRILVTGSTGFIGGRVAAAARTLPGARLVVAGRSTGPAEKDPAVRYVHADLTDSASLYGVCDGIDIVLHCAARVGGPEHSARAVNEEGTRALLAEAERAGVRRFVQVGTASVYGRGVFRNAGPEHLPVVPQSPTSRTRAAAERLVLAAGGTVLRPHLVIGAGDRWVVPGLVRLHQRLAASVDGWRARMSVVDVDDLARAVIAVAVAPQDTCGVWHANHPEPVGCARIFDALVRLLGLPAGTGDIEAGGARRLLAEHPVLLHHLAMLTTDHWFASSRLWRETGCPAGGTFEESLARHASWYREHLATDTAGRPGRTGMPESGRSSGGS, translated from the coding sequence GTGAGCCGCCCGGTCCCCGTCGCACCCGCCCCCGAGCGGCTGTCGACAGCCGGGGCCGCGCCGTACGGCCCCCCGGCCGACCGGCGGATCCTGGTCACCGGATCGACCGGTTTCATCGGCGGCAGGGTCGCCGCCGCCGCCCGTACGCTCCCGGGCGCCCGCCTCGTCGTGGCGGGACGCTCCACCGGCCCCGCCGAAAAGGACCCCGCGGTCCGGTACGTCCACGCCGACCTCACCGACTCGGCAAGCCTGTACGGCGTGTGCGACGGCATCGACATCGTGCTCCACTGCGCGGCGCGGGTCGGCGGCCCGGAGCACTCGGCCCGGGCGGTCAACGAGGAGGGCACCCGGGCACTGCTGGCCGAGGCTGAACGGGCCGGAGTCCGCCGCTTCGTCCAGGTCGGCACCGCCTCCGTGTACGGCCGGGGGGTGTTCCGGAACGCCGGACCCGAGCACCTCCCCGTCGTGCCGCAATCGCCCACCAGCCGGACCCGTGCCGCCGCCGAGAGGCTCGTGCTCGCGGCCGGCGGGACGGTGCTGCGCCCGCACCTGGTCATCGGGGCCGGCGACCGCTGGGTGGTCCCGGGTCTGGTCCGCCTCCACCAGCGGCTCGCGGCCTCCGTCGACGGCTGGCGGGCCCGGATGTCGGTGGTCGACGTCGACGACCTCGCCCGTGCGGTGATCGCCGTCGCCGTCGCCCCCCAGGACACCTGCGGCGTCTGGCACGCCAACCACCCCGAACCGGTCGGCTGCGCCCGCATCTTCGACGCACTGGTACGCCTGCTCGGCCTGCCCGCGGGCACCGGCGACATCGAAGCCGGTGGGGCCCGTCGCCTCCTCGCCGAGCACCCGGTCCTGCTGCACCACCTCGCCATGCTGACCACCGACCACTGGTTCGCCAGCTCCCGGCTCTGGCGCGAGACCGGCTGCCCGGCCGGGGGCACGTTCGAGGAGAGCCTCGCCCGCCACGCCTCGTGGTACCGCGAACACCTCGCGACGGACACCGCAGGCCGGCCGGGCCGGACGGGCATGCCGGAATCCGGGCGGTCCTCCGGCGGATCGTGA
- a CDS encoding ScbA/BarX family gamma-butyrolactone biosynthesis protein: MTSTVPRELVHRAAVAEVFLTGWSRTAENRFALTAQWPRAHSYFTPVNGCYDPLLASETIRQVGTLLSHAEFGVSFGDQFLMWDLHHSVRPEQAGVGAAPADLELDVICSDIRRRGRRLAGMRYEVTLYCGGQVIATGGAAFDCTSPAVYQRLRGDRVGATGVRPLPQPLAPASVGRFLTTDVVLSATERPLEWQLRVDEQHPVLFDHPVDHVPGMVLMESARQAAQAIDPSRPFLPTTMRSEFSRYAELDRPCWIQAEPLPAADNGDRQVRVTGHQDDTTVFSCLIGTRGAAE, translated from the coding sequence ATGACCAGCACGGTTCCGCGGGAGCTGGTCCACCGGGCGGCGGTCGCCGAAGTGTTTCTGACGGGATGGAGCCGGACCGCGGAGAACCGATTCGCCCTGACGGCGCAGTGGCCCAGGGCGCACAGCTACTTCACCCCGGTGAACGGCTGCTACGACCCGCTGCTGGCCTCCGAAACCATCCGACAGGTCGGTACCCTTCTCTCCCACGCGGAGTTCGGGGTCTCGTTCGGGGACCAGTTCCTGATGTGGGACCTTCACCACAGCGTCAGGCCCGAGCAGGCGGGCGTCGGTGCCGCCCCGGCCGACCTGGAACTGGACGTCATCTGTTCCGACATCCGCCGCCGCGGCCGCCGCCTGGCGGGCATGCGCTACGAGGTCACCCTCTACTGCGGCGGCCAGGTGATCGCCACCGGCGGCGCCGCCTTCGACTGCACCAGCCCCGCCGTCTACCAGCGGCTGCGCGGTGACCGGGTCGGTGCCACGGGCGTGCGGCCCCTGCCGCAGCCGCTCGCCCCCGCGTCGGTCGGCCGCTTCCTCACCACGGACGTCGTCCTGTCCGCCACCGAGCGTCCGCTGGAGTGGCAGCTGCGGGTGGACGAACAGCATCCCGTGCTCTTCGACCACCCTGTCGACCACGTTCCCGGCATGGTGCTGATGGAGTCCGCCCGCCAGGCCGCCCAGGCCATCGACCCGTCCCGGCCGTTCCTGCCGACCACGATGCGCTCCGAGTTCAGCCGGTACGCGGAGCTCGACAGGCCCTGCTGGATACAGGCGGAGCCGCTGCCCGCGGCCGACAACGGCGACCGGCAGGTCCGCGTCACCGGCCACCAGGACGACACCACCGTCTTCAGCTGCCTGATCGGGACCCGAGGCGCAGCCGAGTGA
- a CDS encoding ScbR family autoregulator-binding transcription factor, which produces MAVRHERVAVRQERAVRTRQAIVRAAASVFDEYGFEAATVAEILSRASVTKGAMYFHFASKEELARGVLAEQTLHVAVPESGSKAQELVDLTMLVAHGMLHDPILRAGTRLALDQGAVDFSDANPFGEWGDICAQLLAEAQERGEVLPHVNPKKTGDFIVGCFTGLQAVSRVTSDRQDLGHRISVMWNHVLPSIVPASMLTWIETGEERIGKVAAAAEAAEAAEASEAASDE; this is translated from the coding sequence ATGGCAGTGCGACACGAACGGGTGGCAGTGCGACAGGAACGGGCCGTCCGCACGCGGCAGGCGATCGTGCGGGCAGCCGCCTCGGTCTTCGACGAGTACGGGTTCGAGGCCGCCACAGTGGCAGAGATCCTCTCGCGGGCCTCGGTCACCAAGGGCGCGATGTACTTCCACTTCGCTTCCAAGGAAGAGCTGGCCCGCGGCGTGCTGGCCGAGCAGACCCTGCACGTGGCGGTGCCGGAATCCGGCTCCAAGGCGCAGGAACTGGTAGACCTCACCATGCTGGTCGCCCACGGCATGCTGCACGATCCGATCCTGCGGGCGGGCACGCGGCTCGCGCTGGACCAGGGGGCGGTGGACTTCTCCGACGCCAACCCGTTCGGCGAGTGGGGCGACATCTGCGCCCAGCTCCTGGCGGAGGCACAGGAACGGGGGGAGGTGCTTCCGCACGTGAACCCGAAAAAGACCGGCGACTTCATCGTCGGCTGCTTCACCGGGCTCCAGGCGGTCTCCCGGGTCACCTCCGACCGCCAGGACCTCGGCCACCGGATCTCGGTGATGTGGAACCACGTGCTGCCCAGCATCGTGCCGGCGTCCATGCTGACCTGGATCGAAACCGGCGAGGAGCGGATCGGGAAGGTCGCGGCGGCGGCCGAGGCCGCCGAGGCTGCGGAGGCCTCCGAGGCCGCCTCCGACGAGTAG
- a CDS encoding ScbR family autoregulator-binding transcription factor gives MTPKQERAFRTRTQLVLSAAEAFDRQGFATASLTAISNSAGVSNGALHFHFESKEALAAAVEAEAAERMRTIVDGAARRGASALQALVDTSHAVMLRLRQDVVVRAGFRLSGDAARQATHDLPEHWRQSVVRLLERAGRDGSLTSAVTPSDVAGVVTATVLGFGVLARFDSAWLASGSLSGFWKLMLPMIAAGPVERGELDCRPAVPADVRRAPAV, from the coding sequence TTGACACCCAAACAGGAACGCGCCTTCCGCACCCGCACCCAGCTGGTGCTCTCGGCGGCCGAGGCCTTCGATCGGCAGGGTTTCGCGACGGCCTCGCTCACCGCCATCAGCAACAGCGCCGGTGTCAGTAACGGGGCCCTGCACTTCCACTTCGAGAGCAAGGAAGCGCTCGCCGCCGCCGTCGAAGCGGAGGCGGCCGAGCGGATGCGGACGATCGTCGACGGAGCGGCCCGGAGGGGCGCTTCCGCGCTCCAGGCCCTGGTCGACACCAGTCACGCCGTCATGCTCCGGCTGCGCCAGGACGTGGTGGTGCGCGCCGGGTTCCGGCTCAGCGGCGATGCGGCCCGACAGGCCACTCACGACCTCCCGGAGCACTGGCGCCAGAGTGTCGTGCGGCTGCTGGAGCGGGCCGGCCGGGACGGCTCGCTGACCTCGGCCGTGACGCCCTCGGACGTCGCCGGGGTCGTGACGGCCACCGTCCTCGGATTCGGCGTGCTGGCGAGGTTCGACTCCGCCTGGCTGGCCTCCGGATCCCTCTCCGGGTTCTGGAAGCTGATGCTCCCCATGATCGCGGCCGGTCCGGTCGAGCGCGGCGAACTGGACTGCCGGCCCGCCGTGCCGGCCGACGTCCGGCGCGCGCCCGCCGTCTGA
- a CDS encoding MFS transporter, with product MQDTQITAAPVPARNPRRWVILGVICLAQLVVLLDNTVLNLAIPALTEDLGASTTDIQWMINAYALVQSGLLLTAGSLSDRYGRKKALITGLVAFGLCSTAAAFSASSGQLIAARAGMGIGGALLMTTTLAVIMQVFDGEELPKAIGMWGAVSSLGFAGGPLVGGVLLAHFWWGSIFLINIPVALIGGLAVAKLVPESKNPLGKRPDLVGAVLSTVGMVGVVFAIISGPEHGWTSVSVLVSALVGLASLTAFVRWELHVPAPMLDMSFFRNRRFNGAVAGGILVAFGMAGSLFLLTQHLQLVLNYSPLEAGLRMAPLALTIVGLNLAGVGAKVLPKLGAAGTITSGMTLLAGGLAAVATVGGSLGYSGMLVGLVLMGSGIALAMPAMANAIMGSIPPEKAGVGAGVQGTITEFGGGLGVAVLGAVLNSRFAALLPATVGAGTAGSLHEALAADPSEDVQEQVRDAFASGVGTSQLIGAAAVFAGGLLAGLLLHRAARAEAAAAETSAVPAGDQAAA from the coding sequence TTGCAAGACACACAGATCACGGCGGCGCCTGTACCGGCCCGCAACCCCAGGCGCTGGGTGATCCTCGGCGTCATCTGCCTCGCCCAACTCGTCGTCCTCCTGGACAACACGGTCCTGAACCTCGCGATCCCCGCGCTCACCGAGGACCTGGGCGCGAGCACGACGGACATCCAGTGGATGATCAACGCCTATGCGTTGGTCCAGTCCGGCCTGCTGCTCACCGCCGGAAGCCTCAGCGACCGGTACGGCCGCAAGAAGGCGCTGATCACGGGTCTGGTCGCATTCGGCCTGTGCTCGACGGCCGCGGCCTTCAGCGCGTCGTCCGGCCAGCTGATCGCCGCCCGTGCGGGCATGGGCATCGGCGGCGCCCTGCTCATGACCACCACCCTCGCGGTGATCATGCAGGTGTTCGACGGCGAGGAACTGCCGAAGGCGATCGGTATGTGGGGTGCCGTCAGCTCGCTCGGCTTCGCCGGCGGCCCCCTGGTGGGCGGCGTTCTGCTGGCCCACTTCTGGTGGGGCTCGATCTTCCTGATCAACATCCCGGTGGCCCTGATCGGCGGGCTGGCCGTCGCCAAGCTCGTCCCGGAGAGCAAGAACCCGCTGGGCAAGCGCCCGGACCTGGTCGGCGCCGTACTTTCCACGGTCGGCATGGTCGGCGTGGTCTTCGCGATCATCTCCGGCCCTGAGCACGGCTGGACGTCCGTCAGCGTGCTGGTATCGGCCCTGGTCGGCCTGGCAAGCCTCACCGCCTTCGTCCGCTGGGAGTTGCACGTCCCGGCGCCGATGCTCGACATGAGCTTCTTCCGCAACCGGCGCTTCAACGGCGCCGTGGCCGGCGGCATCCTCGTCGCGTTCGGCATGGCGGGCTCGCTGTTCCTGCTCACGCAGCACCTGCAGCTCGTCCTGAACTACAGCCCGTTGGAAGCCGGCCTGCGCATGGCTCCGCTCGCCTTGACCATCGTCGGACTCAACCTGGCGGGTGTCGGCGCGAAGGTGCTGCCGAAGCTCGGTGCCGCCGGGACCATCACCTCCGGCATGACCCTGCTCGCCGGCGGGCTCGCGGCCGTGGCCACCGTCGGCGGCAGCCTCGGCTACAGCGGCATGCTGGTCGGCCTGGTGCTCATGGGCTCCGGCATCGCCCTGGCGATGCCGGCGATGGCCAACGCCATCATGGGCTCCATCCCGCCGGAGAAGGCCGGTGTAGGAGCGGGCGTCCAGGGAACGATCACCGAATTCGGCGGCGGCCTCGGCGTCGCGGTCCTCGGTGCCGTGCTGAACTCCCGCTTCGCGGCGCTGCTCCCGGCCACCGTGGGGGCCGGCACGGCCGGGTCGCTGCACGAGGCGCTCGCCGCCGACCCCTCAGAGGACGTGCAGGAACAGGTCCGGGACGCGTTCGCTTCCGGGGTCGGCACCAGCCAGCTGATCGGCGCCGCGGCAGTGTTCGCGGGCGGCCTGCTGGCCGGCCTGCTGCTCCACCGCGCGGCGCGTGCCGAGGCCGCCGCGGCGGAGACCTCCGCGGTCCCCGCCGGGGACCAGGCTGCCGCCTGA
- a CDS encoding TetR/AcrR family transcriptional regulator, which yields MAAKRASQPRSSVWLTPEPTTRGRRGPERGSGAGSLDRERIVAAAVRLLDEQGDAKFTMRVLATELGVTPMSVYWYIANKDDLMELALDAVAAEIKLPDPAAGLDWREDLRALALSWRRTMVSHPWAIRSYAEYLNIGPHSMRFSACAQAVVARSPLPEAERPAALSAVFQYVYGFTSMESRWLEYGKEVGRTADEFLEEVAGSIAQAPEIEAGGGLMERRAGRSLDEMRDSDFDRALDWLIAGMCAGLSD from the coding sequence GTGGCCGCCAAGCGCGCCTCGCAACCGAGAAGCAGCGTGTGGCTCACTCCGGAGCCGACGACCCGCGGCCGCCGGGGTCCCGAACGCGGTTCGGGAGCGGGCAGCCTGGACCGGGAAAGGATCGTCGCCGCCGCGGTGCGACTGCTCGACGAACAGGGCGACGCGAAGTTCACGATGCGCGTGCTGGCCACGGAACTGGGGGTCACCCCCATGTCGGTCTACTGGTACATCGCGAACAAGGACGACCTGATGGAGCTGGCCCTCGACGCCGTGGCGGCGGAGATAAAGCTCCCCGACCCGGCGGCCGGCCTGGACTGGCGGGAGGACCTGCGTGCGCTGGCGCTCTCCTGGCGGCGCACCATGGTCTCCCACCCGTGGGCCATCCGCTCGTACGCCGAGTACCTCAACATCGGCCCGCACAGCATGCGGTTCTCCGCCTGCGCCCAGGCGGTCGTCGCCCGGTCGCCGCTGCCCGAGGCCGAACGACCCGCCGCGCTGTCGGCCGTGTTCCAGTACGTGTACGGCTTCACCTCGATGGAGAGCCGCTGGCTGGAGTACGGCAAGGAAGTGGGCCGTACGGCCGACGAGTTCCTGGAGGAGGTCGCCGGCAGCATCGCGCAGGCCCCCGAGATCGAGGCCGGCGGCGGACTGATGGAACGCCGCGCCGGACGCAGCCTCGACGAGATGCGCGACAGCGACTTCGACCGCGCCCTCGACTGGCTGATCGCCGGCATGTGTGCGGGCCTGTCGGACTGA
- a CDS encoding tautomerase family protein, with product MPYIDVKIYERRLDERTERELVERITQAVVDVFDESIRPQTWVALTGVEPRRWGIGGVTGS from the coding sequence GTGCCCTACATCGACGTGAAGATCTACGAGCGCCGCCTGGACGAGCGGACCGAGCGCGAGCTCGTCGAGCGGATCACCCAGGCCGTGGTGGACGTCTTCGACGAGTCCATCCGGCCGCAGACCTGGGTGGCGCTGACGGGCGTCGAGCCGCGCCGCTGGGGGATCGGCGGTGTCACCGGCAGCTGA